From the genome of Setaria viridis chromosome 1, Setaria_viridis_v4.0, whole genome shotgun sequence:
ATATTTCATAAAGCAATTGGCAACTTTGAAACAAAATTCcagacattttttttcttcgagAGGACAACAAAAGCTTTGCCACGAGTTTTATTAGAAGAAGAGAAATAAAAGGGCAAGTGCTGGCCCAATTTTTTGAGTGGAACGGGAGCTAGGCATGGACAGGAGATTGTGAAGTGACCAAGAAGATTTGCAACATCCTCTGATATCTCTGCTTCTCAAGCAAGCCTTGACAACAAGTGGATTCCACCACCTACATATTTTATGCCTGTACAAATGGTTGACATGCTGTGAGCCGTTGCTTCTGATCCAATGCTCATCATGAGATTAAAGAAAGCTAATCCCTGGATGCAAAGCAAAAGACACCACCATCTCACCTCCTAATGAGCCCAAAAAGAAAACACCACCACAGAGATGTTGTtaaacacacacaaaaaaggaACACCATATATACCTCATCCCTACATGGCAACAGTGATGTGGCTGACCCTGAAAAATCATGCTATTTTTAACCATAtccttgaaaaaaaaagcatcttTTTGCAGTGGTGCCTTGCACTCGGCCGTctgatatgatgatgatgactttTGCAAATCCATGGGTGGTCATTCATTAAATTATTAGAAAGGTGGCTGGAAATTATCTGTCGAGTGGAAAATAAAGCTGCAGCAGATAGTTAAAAGCAGGGGTTTTACCTAAAGGTTAACAATAAGTGCAGCTATCTTGAGGCCAAATGGTGATAACTAACCGCCACTTTACTGAGGTGAGTTGGTCAGCTGCAAATCATGCCTTTTTTATTTCCAGAGTAGTCGTGAAGCATGCCTTTTGGCCTTGTGATCCAAGAACACTGAAACTTACTTGTGCAGCACTAGAACATGCTGCTTTTTTGGCTGCtcatcgatttttttttcttttggcgaAACGCTTATTGATCTTGTTGCTGGTACAGACGGAACCTGAAGTGCAATTGAAGCGCTGCTCGTGGATTTTGATAGACTACACAATACAAATTTGGTCTTAAACTATTTTACATGTTGCCATACACTTCATTcatgttttatttttgaattggCAGTCCATTTATAAACTCTTTTACCTTGACccgtttttattttattttttttttgcaaatggtGGGTCGGCTCTCACAGGCCACGCAACACATCATTTGAACATAGAAAAATATTCATGCGTAAGAGTTTCTATTGTGATGACTGGATTGTACACATTTCATTCCTAAGcttaaaaaataaattgattTTGGTCAATCAACAAGTAACGTGTATCTCAAGACTTATGACTTTGAAATTCGTTCATTTTTTGTTTATCATTTGAATAGAAATGGAACAATTGCCCGGCCACAGTTCTTCAAGCACCGAAAGTCCATTGTGATAGTCTTTGAATTGCAAGCAAGGACCTCTTGGTTGCTTCAGGAAGCGACCTTCTACCCAGACATGGGGTCTGGACTTCTGAGTTTCTGACCATTCACCATTCTAGATTATTTTCAATCACGTCAAAGGGTTTCTGCTCCGTGAACATGAAAATCATACAATCTCTAGAACAAATTGAAAAGGAGCTGATGTTTCTAGTGATAACATTGCtgatttttttacaaaaaaataATCAGAAACGTGATTAATTATGAACAGTTCATTGCACCTACTACTACATGTTCCATTGCTGTTTATTCAGAGGTCAACCATAAGCTAAACTATTCTTAGGTTTCACCTGAACCGAAAGCTCCTGGCTTGTACCACAAACAATTATAAGCCGACATGGAAACACGCTAGATTGCAGATAAAGTTCTATCAAGATCATGCCATCTGATCTGACTTCTTGCAGATTTATAATCATATGCACGCAATGACAAAGGCTGCTAACTAACCTTGTGTAATCTGAGAATGTCATCTCTGCCAGTTGTTCTCTGTTAGAGTGGGTTGCCATCGCACCGGTAAACTTTCCAAACTCGatttaaaaaaaaggcaaattCAAATTTTCAAGTTGATTTTCAAATTAAGATGAAATTTGCCTACGATTGTTTGTTTCACAGAATCAGCATGACGGTAACGTTTCTCCGTTTTTAAGTCAAATGATTTCAAACAGTATAACCAGTGGGCAGTAGTTTACTGCTAAACTACCACTGTTATTGTACTGGTAATTTTGTTAGCTAACGACTTTCTATTTGGCGCCGGGATGCGCGGTAGACTTGCTGACTTGCCTGTCCTCATCTGCTCATCTCAGTGTTAACTTTGTCAACCCTGTCCCCCGGTCAAAGCCCTCCGTTTCGTGATCAACGGCTGATGCTTCTCCAGTCCAAAGCCCAGGCAAGACAAGATGCCTTCTCCAGCTGTAGGCTTGACCGCCACGTGTCACTCTCAGGCAGCCGTTGACCTCAATTAGCCCCCCCTTAATCAGCGGCTACAGGAGGTCTCCTCCAGCTGCCATTAAATAAACTAACAACGTTAACAGCATGAGACAGTGCAAGCAAAGTGGAAGATGATGGCACACTGAAAGATCAGTTGTTCTTGCATTTGTAATTAGCTGCAGCGTCCAAATGCATCCAACAAaatatactatttttttttcttccagaGATGGGTCACAAATCATGACATCTACTACTTTATAATCACTCACCTGAAGAATTAGGACAAGTATTAAACTTGAGCTGCAGAGTCAAACCTAGAGTGATTAACcacctctcctccctcttctctctcctctccttctcacTCCCTTTGTCTTGCAGTCCTCTAGCTGCTCTGTTCCTCTCTCCTTCCTGCAAGGGAACAGGAAGAGCAAGCAAGATTGAAGAACAGGAGCAGACAGAGCTTAGATTGGACCATGATCCCAAGATGTGAATTCTTGGAGCTTCTTTATTATATGATCATGAGCTAGCTGCAACcggctgatcgatcgatcgccaaCCACCACCTTGTCCTGTCTCGAGGCATGGCCTGGGGGAGCAGGAGCAGAGCGGTGATACCACTGCTCGTGCTGTGTGTGATCCTCTTGTCGCGGTCCGAgaacgccgccgcgcggcgctgcggcgccggcgacctcgccgcgctGCGGGGGTTCTCGGCCGGCCTCGACGCCGCGGTGGACGGCTGGCCAATCGCCAACGCGTCGGACGACGGGTGCTGCGACTGGCCCGGAGTTGCGTgcgatgcggcggcggggggaggcacggccgccgtcgtcgggctGGTGCTGCCCAACCGGACGCTGCAGGGGGAGGTGTCCGCGTcgctcgccggcctcgccgcgctccgggTGCTGAACCTCTCCAGCAACGCGCTCCGGGGCGCGATCCCAGCGGCGTTGCTCAGGCTCCGGAGCCTCGAGGTGCTCGACGTCAGCGCCAACGCGCTCGCCGGTgggctgggcgccgccgccggggtggagATCGAGCTCCCGGCGGTGCGCGTGTTCAACGTCTCGGGAAACGCGTTCAACGGCAGCCACCcggtgctcgccggcgccgctaaCCTGACGGAGTACGACGTGTCGGGCAACAGCTTCGTGGGCCCCGTCGATGCTGTCGCCCTGTGCGGCGAGTCGCCGGCGCTGCGCGTCCTGCGGCTCTCCATGAATAGGCTCTCCGGTGCGTTCCCCGTGGGGTTCGGGCAATGCCGGTCGCTCGCCGAGCTCTCCCTCGACGGGAACGGCATCGGCGGCACCCTCCCCGACGACCTCTTCGGCGCGGCGTCGCTGCAGTTCCTCAGTCTCCACACCAACGCCATCTCCGGCGAGCTGTCGCCTCGCCTGCGCAACCTCAGCAGCATCGTCCGCCTCGACCTCTCCTTCAACGCCTTCTCCGGCCCGCTCCCCGACGTGTTCGACGCGTTCGCCGATCTCCAGGAGCTCTCTGCGCCCTCCAACAAGCTCTCCGGCGAGCTCCCCACGCTCTCgcggtgccgccgcctccgcgtgcTCAACCTCCGGAACAACTCGTTCGCCGGCGACATCGGCCTCGACTTCCGCTCGCTCAGGAGCCTTGCCTACCTCGACCTCGGCGTCAACAGCTTCACGGGCCCCATCCCGGCGAGCCTCCCTAAGTGCAGGGGCATGACCGCGCTCAACCTCGGCCGGAACAAGCTCACCGGAGAGATACCGGCGTCCTTCGCCAACTTCACCTCGCTGTCCTTCCTCTCGCTCACCGGCAACACCTTCTCCAACGTGTCGTCGGCGCTCCGGACGCTGCAGAGCCTCCCCAACCTGACGAGCCTGGTGCTCACTAAGAACTtccacggcggcgaggagatGCCGTCGGACGACGCCGGCATCGCCGGTTTCCCCAGCATCCAGGTGCTCGTCATCGCCAACTGCGAGCTCCACGGCGCGATCCCGTCGTGGATCGCCGGACTTCGGAAGCTCAGAGTGCTAGACCTGTCGTGGAACCGGCTCGCCGGCCCGATCCCACCGTGGATTGGGCAATTGGACCGCCTTTTCTACCTCGACATATCGAACAATTCCCTCCAGGGAGAGATACCGGGCAGCCTGACGCGGATGCCGGGGTTCATCGCCGCCGGcacccacggcggcggcgacgacgaagaCGCGAGGGTGCAGGACTTCCCGTTCTTCATGCGGCGGAACACGTCGGTGCAGGGGCGGCAGTACAACCAGGTGGACAGCTTCCCGCCGTCTCTGTTTCTGAGCcacaacaacctcaccggcggcgTGCCGGCCGCGCTGGGGGCGCTGACCAAGCTGCACATCGTTGACCTGAGCTGGAACAAGCTGTCGGGCTCCATCCCGCCGGAGCTGTCGGGAATGACGAGCCTCGAGTCGCTGGACCTGTCGCACAACTCGCTCTACGGCGTCATCCCGGCGTCGCTCACGCAGCTCAGCTTCATCTCCCACTTCGACGTCTCGCACAACAACCTCTCCGGCGAGGTCCCCGTCGGCGGGCAGTTCTCCACGTTCTCGCGCGCGGACTTTGAGGGGAACCCGTTTCTCTGCGGAATCCACGTGGCGCGGTGTGCGCGGAAGGACCCGCCGCaggcggatggcggcggcggcaaggagcGGAGCGCCACCAGTGCCGGCGTCGTGGCGGCGATCAGCGTGGGCACGGCGTTGCTCctcgccgtggccgcggcggtgACGTGGCGGGTGTGGTCGAAGCGGCAGGAGGACAACGCCAGGGTGGCGgccgacgacggcagcggcagccTCGAGTCGGCGGCGAAGTCGACGCTGGTGCTGCTCTTCCCGGACgatgacggcgacggcgacggcggcgagcggacGATGACGGTGGAGGACGTGATGAAGGCGACGCGCAACTTCGACGAGTCCCGCATCGTGGGTTGCGGCGGCTTCGGGATGGTGTACCGCGCGACGCTCCCCGACgggcgcgaggcggcggtgaAGCGCCTCTCCGGCGAGTTTTGGCAGGTGGAGCGCGAGTTCCGCGCCGAGGTGGAGACGCTGTCGCGCGTGCGCCACCGCAACCTGGTGCCGCTGCAGGGCTACTGCCGCGCCGGCAAGGACCGCCTGCTCATCTACCCCTACATGGAGAACGGCAGCCTGGACCACTGGCTCCACGTGCGGCAGCcgggccccggcgccgccgccgcactgccgtggccggcgcggctcggcgtggcgcgcggcgcggcgcgcgggctggCGCACCTGCACGCCTCGTCGGAGCCGCGCGTGCTCCACCGCGACATCAAGTCGAGCAACATCCTCCTGGACGCGCGCATGGAGCCGCGGCTCGCCGACTTCGGCCTCGCCAGGCTCGTGCTCCCGGCGGACACGCACGTGACCACCGACCTCGTCGGCACGCTCGGGTACATCCCGCCGGAGTACGGGCACTCGTCGGTGGCCACCTACCGCGGCGACGTGTACAGCCTCGGCGTGGTCCTGCTGGAGCTCGTCACGGGGCGGCGGCCCGTGGACATGGCGCGGCCGGTGGGCGTCGGCCGGGACGTGACGTCGTGGGCGGTGCGGAtgcggcgggaggggaggggcgaggAGGTGATCGACGCCAGCGTCGGCGAGGGGAGGcaccgggaggaggcggcgaaggTGCTGGGCGTGGCGTGCGCCTGCGTCAGCGAGAACCCCAAGGCGCGACCGACGGCGCAGCAGGTGGTGGAGTGGCtcgacgccatcgccgcctcGGCCGAGCTCGTCCACCCACACCGACCAGCCACAACGTAGATAGATGGTTGTAACTAGCCGAGATGAAAGTTGTAATGCAATTCGAGATTGAACAAGGCTTCTTCTAAAATTGAAGTTTTGAGGTACATAACAAGTGTATTGACCATTTTAACACACTGATCGTGCTCATGCAGTAACTGCTGACACTGTAACATCAGTGCGTGTATATACATGTATAGCTTATATATAGTGTGATTGAATGTTGAAACCACAGTTGTATGATAAGGGAACTCTTCCAACAATGGTGCATAACTAAAAAATGCTAAAACTCAACACTAACAATGGTACATTTAGTTTGAATAATTCAGAGTGGTGGTTCTTGTGAAATCCTGTTCGGTAATCGGTATATTCGTACAACAATGTAACGAAATTCGTCACGAGAAATTTATTATTTTCGTAAGAACTTTCCTAAAAAAATTTAGATCTCAACTTTTGTGACAAATTACTCTGTAGATGAACAATgaatgtgctaaattttaattttttttacttcaaAATACATTTTTAATGAATTTTTACTGCTCCAGCATTTTTGTAGCATTTTCACCAAAGTTGTATCCAATTCTACACCGCAGGGAAGTAGGAAGGCCTCGTAGTTTGGCCGGATGCCATTGATTTAACCACCATTGTGCCAGCTGAGGGAGGACATGGGAGGCTTGCCTGCAGCCCTGCATGCACGCGGGTGCTAGCCGCGCCGCCGTACCTAATACCTAggatgggaggagggagggaccTGCTGCGTATCCACTCGTGATGGTGTATTAGCGACAGCCGTCATGGGAGACGAGTTCATCGAGGTGGCCTCCCAACAAGAGCGGTGCCACTAGATGGACATGAGAGAGGGGAGCGGCGCCGTGGAGGGACTAAGGGGGAGGAAGATAGGGTTAATTTGGTCAGGAAAGTTTTTGAAATGCATCGAAAGGGTAGGTAACAGTACATCTCAAAGACCCATGAAATTATAATGGCATATTTCTAATATCGTGAATATTAATGGCATATCTTTGAATTGTCACAGTTGCAATGGCACATATCCAATTAACTCATATCCCATTACCAAGCAAATACCCAATAACATACCAATATGTCATGTGGCTTGATAGAAATGCACTGCCCATTATGAGGAGCGAGGTGGTTAAATTAGCCGTAAAGTCAATGTCAGATACAACGATACATATCAGGTTGTTATTTGCTCTGCAGCTTTTTAAAGTTTGTTTTCGTATCAAACTTATTTGGATTCATGAATTTACACAAAATAGGGGGTATATGCATAAAAAATTTGGAAATACTACTCACTCAAATGATAAGGAATGAGCTACGTGAGCTTAACTGATTATAAATGGCTTGCTCATGGGATGTAGACTTGTAGTACAACGATTGGCTTGACAATAGTTTGTTTGTTATTAGTTTAGCAAACTACTTTCTGCTCCCCTTCGCGGGCGGTCCTCTTTAGTGAAGGGGAGCAGAAAATAGTTTATAGACAATTTTGACCGCATGCTTGTTGGGCTTTCTTTATTGGGCCGACTCTACCTGCAGTGGTAGGCCTGTTCGAGTATAGTCTgttgtgttttcttttttcttttctttttattgcaATTTGTGGAAAAAAGAGTAGTTAGAGAAATTTGTAACGAGGGGTATTCACTTTGCGTCAAATCGTTTCTTTTTTGTTACGAGAAAAACAGTGGCGATAGTGAAATCCAAAAGGTCCGAGCAGCAGAAAGTGGCCATGATTTGGGACCAAAATAGACAGAATGGCATGTATACTCCATTTCTATCACAGCAGGCTAACCATTGATAAGAGCCACCGGGTTACTTTGCGTCACTAGCTAATGCCGAGACACACCGAGGGCAATTGTTTCCACCTTGTTCGTtgcgctgctgcctgctgctgaaGCTCAGCTTAACCAAGAGACATGCAGATTGGATCAGACGCCATTCATATTGTGGACAAGGTTTCGGGTTGCAAGAAAGACCATCATCAGATGGATCTAAAATCTGAATAATCTGTTCTTGTGGGACCACGGTCAGCCCCATGGGCGgtcctctttttcttcctccgccCATGATCCGTGATCCTGAAgctaactaaagtttagcaaggggtgtttggatccactagcTAAAATGCTAAATGTTAGTTGTTAAAAATAAGTTCCCATGCTACTCTTCATTAATTGCAGATTTATGGCACCAAGGACCAAGTTCTGTTAATTTTTAGCTGGCGCCAAAACGTTCTGCTGCTCTGTTTCTTTTCCTGTACATGCTAGGAGCTACTGTTGCTTTGTTTTGTTGATCGCCAATAACACCACGAGCTGCTCTTGCTATGTATCTCGCATAGAGTACACAGAAAAAATAGAGGATGATTTCAAAGGCTAAAGACATACAATACAAGATAAATGTTCATAGTTCATGGATATTCAAACTAATTATAATATGTCCACAGTCCATACAAATAGTCTATTACACTCACTCTCTCATGGcaaacaaagcatcagcaaGATGGTCACGAAACGTGTTCATGTTTCCATCTTTATCACCTAAATGATTGAATACACCTCTTGGTTGAGATGAAGTGGACGTTACCATTGGTTCAAAGTTTTCATCTTGATCGCACATGTCGAAGTCCTCATCTCCAAGAGCAATTTCTCAGATGAAGTTATGAAGTGCCATGCATGCAAGGATTATCTTGGTGAATCTCATATCAAAGTCACGTATAGCCAATACATTTTGAGATGTATCCATGGCACCCCGTATGTTGGATTAACTTTGAAGATGGAACTACAACAGGTATATGTGTCCCATCAATAGCACCAATGCAGTTGTTGAAATGTGGTGAGAAACGAGTACTTTGGAGTCTAGGATGTATTGTCTTGAATTTTGGATCTCTAGGCTTGATAACATCTGCCGAGAGCAAGTACACCCTATGTAAAACATCATCAAACTTTTTACTCATAGTCTCAGTGGATCTAGCAAAGCGATTTTTAGCTTGTCTGAGGGATTGTGGGGCACCAATAATCCATAGAAACATTACTGAAGACTCCACTGAGGATATTTTGTTTGATGTAGTCAAGCCATAAGATTCAACTAGCACATCATGAAGCATATAAAAAGATTTTTCTACTCATCCTTAACATATTGTAGCAAGAGGTTGGATGGTCAAGAGTCCTCATAACCCATTCCTCTCCCGTCTCTCCAGTTTTTAACTTCTTGATTTTGTTCATGAAAGTAGCTTAATAATACGTACTGAGCATGCATGCAACTTCACCAAATTGCTGAATGTGGCACCACTGATCCAATACTTTAACTGTATCATCCTCAACATCACTTGAAGAATTATCACCATCACTTGAAGAAGAGTTCATCTACGTGCCATTGAACCTTTGATTAATAACCAATCATATTCATAATTGACCAAACAACATTATATTTTGCCAAAACAACAACATATTGGACTGGCATAATCTTCACCAAAGGGCTCTTCACTCTTTTCTTCGGGCTAGTAACAACTCTTCAAACTTCCAATACTCATAGGACTGGTATCATCACCTCTGTCAGCTTCTTCCTCTCAGGttgtttctgaaaaaaaaataaggtcACTGGCATTATGTTGCACAAttgagaagaaaaacaaaataaagacAAGTACCTTAGTGTTGTTCTTCCAAAATTGCTCACTTGCTATGATACCCCCATTAGGAGTCTTGCCGAGCCCACTTTATTTGTTACAATAGGTCCAGAATGTAAAAAGGCTCTTAAGCTGAGCCCATCTATTTCTAAACTATTTTTTGAGTGGCGTAAGCCTGTCCGAACATAGAAAGCGCTGACTATGTTGTTGTATGCTCTATTAGTCATAGTTCCATTGCTCCTGTTTCCAGCTCTTATTTGCTCAACACAAAGCTCACATAACACCACATTGTTGTTCAAACTTGTCTAGTTAGCCTTGTAAAAGTTATCACTCTATTGCAGGTTGACATTAACATAGTATGAGCACTTTGCGTAACATACAATTGCAAGGCAGTAAAGGTTTTGTAACAGAAACAACCAATAATGAGAGCTACTGGACATGTTTGATACAACTCACATATGTAACATGCTAATTGAATAGAACACTAAAATGTATCACGGATTTCACAATTCAAATCAACACTGCAACAATGAATCATGATGACTTATTTAACATTTCAAAAGAACACTCATATGTCTCACTGATTTCACAATTCAAATCAACACTATAACAATGAATCATGATAGTTCACTAAACTAGCACAAACAAACTACAACTTACCAAAGTTTGTCACCTGAGTTCCATAGCCATTAACCTCTTCAACATCGTCGTCCTCTTTCGGTGATGCGCTAAAAGTCTCTGATGGAGCAGCAGGAATGTGACCACGCCCGCTACCAGCATTGTTCCAGCCGATTTCGAGTTTCGGCCGGTTGGTCGAGTAGCACGATACGGTTGGGCCGCAGGAGGATGGGGCGGCGCAGCTCCACGGCCAGGAATGGCGCCACGACCACTGCCGGCGCCACGTCCACTGCTATCAGCACATCCACAACCTCGGCCGCCACCAGCACCTCGCCCACGGTGCCCACCAGCAAGATGGCCGCCACCGTCGGCACGACCACCGCTGCCCAAAGAGAAGCCTCCCTCCTCGGCTGACGAAGCCCCAAATCCCTCTGTTGCTGCGAGCACCTCGACCGACGAAGCATTTAGCATGTCCACGAAGGACATGTCGTCAACGGCGCCGGCCTGCGAGTTCAGATTGAGAGCGCCCACAACCCGCCCAACGTGGTAAAGGAGGCCGCGCCAAGAGTTGGGGCCGATGTGGAGAAGAACTCCCTCTCCATCGGAGTACGAGGCGGAGCGTTCGTTGCCCAGAACTCCTCGTTCTTGCCGAGGATCTCAGGGTGCACCATCTTGCGCCGCTAGATGAGGGGAGCCGCGGGACATAGAGGATGGGAGGGTTCGCGGCGGTAGgtggcctggcggcggcgggaggaggggacCTGTGggatggagaggaggggagggctgACAGCGTGGTGGGATAGGATGGAGGAGCGCTAGGTTTCCTGGTGGCGGTACGGGAGggaaagaaaaggaattggGAATGAGCGCACGGGAGGAAAGGAGGGAGGCGCGCGGTTAGCATGTTTTTATCGAGGATGTGAAGGGGTAATTTTGTCTTTAAACATCTTACTTTGAGTTTAGCTAGTtgaaacttgctaaagtgctgaACTTTAGCTGAATTTTAACTGCCCTGTTTAGATCCAAAGTGTTATACTCTAGCCGGTGGATCCAGAGCCTTTAATCTGTGGCAACTTCGCATACCACAACTCATCAAAGCAGATCAGAAGCCAATCCGGATTCCGGTCACATGCACGCTGCTGGATGCTGGCATGCTGCGAAGCGAGGATACGAACAAGAACACCATGATTGCGGCGGTGGCCCACCAGGCAGCGACCGCacatcaccaccaccagcatGGCGCGGCCGCGTCCGCCACCACCCCGCCACGCGGCGCGCCGCGACCCGCACCCACCTCCAGGTGGGTCCGGCCAAGGGGTCCCCCGGCGTGCATGAGTGGGTGGGAGAAGAGCTCTGGGTGAGAGAGGATGGCGTGCTTGACCGGGCGCGAGGAACCATGACgaggagtgagagagagagaaagcgagGTGGCCGTTGCCGGTGAGGTAATCACCACCTCACGTCTCATCCTGTAGCCCCTCCATTGACCATCTTGCCCCCCAGCGCTCCCCCGCGCTCTCTACTTCGCGGCCAGTGGCATCCTCCCGTAAATTGCTGCGAAGAGGGAAGGCTAGAAGAGTCATCTGGAAGCCCGTCAAAAGGCGGTCAAAAGTACACACACTCCCGAGCACCACATTTTaacacacacactctctctctctcttcaccGCACTCCCACACCTCCACGCCGCAGATCTCCGCGGCCGGCGCCTCCCGGGGGCCGCCGCCATGGAGTACGAGCGCATTGAGAAGCCGTTCCCCACCCAGGCACG
Proteins encoded in this window:
- the LOC117835347 gene encoding phytosulfokine receptor 1, with amino-acid sequence MAWGSRSRAVIPLLVLCVILLSRSENAAARRCGAGDLAALRGFSAGLDAAVDGWPIANASDDGCCDWPGVACDAAAGGGTAAVVGLVLPNRTLQGEVSASLAGLAALRVLNLSSNALRGAIPAALLRLRSLEVLDVSANALAGGLGAAAGVEIELPAVRVFNVSGNAFNGSHPVLAGAANLTEYDVSGNSFVGPVDAVALCGESPALRVLRLSMNRLSGAFPVGFGQCRSLAELSLDGNGIGGTLPDDLFGAASLQFLSLHTNAISGELSPRLRNLSSIVRLDLSFNAFSGPLPDVFDAFADLQELSAPSNKLSGELPTLSRCRRLRVLNLRNNSFAGDIGLDFRSLRSLAYLDLGVNSFTGPIPASLPKCRGMTALNLGRNKLTGEIPASFANFTSLSFLSLTGNTFSNVSSALRTLQSLPNLTSLVLTKNFHGGEEMPSDDAGIAGFPSIQVLVIANCELHGAIPSWIAGLRKLRVLDLSWNRLAGPIPPWIGQLDRLFYLDISNNSLQGEIPGSLTRMPGFIAAGTHGGGDDEDARVQDFPFFMRRNTSVQGRQYNQVDSFPPSLFLSHNNLTGGVPAALGALTKLHIVDLSWNKLSGSIPPELSGMTSLESLDLSHNSLYGVIPASLTQLSFISHFDVSHNNLSGEVPVGGQFSTFSRADFEGNPFLCGIHVARCARKDPPQADGGGGKERSATSAGVVAAISVGTALLLAVAAAVTWRVWSKRQEDNARVAADDGSGSLESAAKSTLVLLFPDDDGDGDGGERTMTVEDVMKATRNFDESRIVGCGGFGMVYRATLPDGREAAVKRLSGEFWQVEREFRAEVETLSRVRHRNLVPLQGYCRAGKDRLLIYPYMENGSLDHWLHVRQPGPGAAAALPWPARLGVARGAARGLAHLHASSEPRVLHRDIKSSNILLDARMEPRLADFGLARLVLPADTHVTTDLVGTLGYIPPEYGHSSVATYRGDVYSLGVVLLELVTGRRPVDMARPVGVGRDVTSWAVRMRREGRGEEVIDASVGEGRHREEAAKVLGVACACVSENPKARPTAQQVVEWLDAIAASAELVHPHRPATT